A segment of the uncultured Desulfobulbus sp. genome:
ATGTCCGGCCCGATCACCGACATGATGGTGTTGCGCACACCAAAGATCACGTGGGAGCGGTTGGGGTTATAGTCGACATTCTCATCCGGACGATATTTCTGGGCATCATCCAGAAGCGCCTGGGACTGAATAACATCGCCAAAGACAACCACATAGGAACTGATCACCATGGGCAGACCAGTCAAAAACATCTTCCAGGGCGGAAAGGGAATATTGCCCAGGAAGGTAAAATCACGAAACAGGGCGGTAAAGTCGGGATGGGTGATGATATTGGCATCGTAGGTCGGCCAGGGAAGCTCACCTAAAAGCGGGCCGACAACAATGGCCAGGGCCAGGGCGGGCATCATGCCCAGGTTGCCCAGGTAATACATGAACTTGTTGGTACGGCGCAGCTTTTTGAAATGCTCGGAAAAGAGCAGGTAAAAGGCGATACCAATACAGATGGTGATGGTCCAGGGGTTGGAGTCGAAACTCTTGAGCCCCTCGCCTGGTTTAAAGACCAGCATAACCGCGGAGAAACCGGCTCCCAGCAGGATAGCCGACTGCACCGCGTTGGGGATAAGCGAGACAAATCGCCTGGCGAGCCCGGTTGCGCCGAGAAAGACACAAAAAAGACCAAAGGTCATCTCAAAGGAGATCAGGGCCTGAATGCGCTCGACACCGGGGGCGAAGGTTTCAATGTAGGCAATGAGCAGGGGAATGGCCGGGGTGACCCAACCGGGTATGACGGGATCGCCAAAGGTGACATGGGCAAGATACAGGGTACCATTGAGGATAACGATGGCCAAGGCCACTTCAAACGACATGCCCAGCTTACCGGTCAAGACCGGAATAATAGCCAGACAGACAGTGCACATCAACAATCCTTGCAGGTAATCCGCCCACTCAAAGCGATAATGAACAAAAGGCAGGCGTAAGGTAAACATCCCCATACGGATGCCGGGATGGCAAGCTCCATATTCTCGTTTTGCTCTCATACACACTCCTTAAAGTTGTCGGAATTTCTTGAAAGTGCTTCTCCAGCCCCCCTGGGACTTGAGGAATGCAGGGACAAAGTCAGCTCTCAATTTGTTCCACTAAACGTTGTTCGACTACTCCTCCTCTTTTCTGCACAGAAACTCCAGACCGGTCCAGCGATGTATACGAGGAGGAGTGTGGCAAAAAATGAGCCGTAAACCGTTGCAGGACATTTTTTTGTAAGCTGCCCGTCTTTTTCAAAGAGAGAATGCAGCAGCAAGACCAGGTTCTCCGAGAAGAATACCCCGCATGCACAGCGAATGGCAAATAAAACTAACATACTGATTTTAATGAACTATCAATACAAGAAAAAGGGATACAAAACCTGGGGACCAGATTGCCCCAATTCAAAAAGATGTTCTGATTCCGATGCGAGGCCTTTGGGAAAAGCAGAAGAAAATCAGGTGGGGAAGTGATGGATGCAGCACACGAATTCGATGCATAATTGCATCGAATTTAAAGATTCAGCACAAAGATGAAGCTCATGAACAATCAATAACAATCTGTTATTCCGTAACAAGACAGCCAAACGATGCAATTATGCATCGTCCGATGCCAATAAACATCGCTCTGAAGGGCTCAGCTCATTCGAATTCCAAGCCGACTGGCTTTACGGACCACGGTTGACTGATTAACTCCCAGTACAGCAGCTGCTTTACGAGAACTGCCGTACTTTTCCAGGGCTGAGCGCAGGAGCTGTTGTTCAAGCTCGGCCAGGGCCTGTTTCAGAGGTTTTCCCTCCAGGGACTCCGCCCCCTTGACTCCCTGCTCCCCCCAGACGCGCCTGGGGAGATCATCAGCGGCAATGATTTCCCCCTGGGCCATAACCACCACCCGCTCAATCATATTTTCGAGCTCCCGCACATTGCCTGGCCAGTCATACTCCACCAGGGCATCCACTGCCTCGGGGGTAATCTGGCGGCTGAATCCATATTTACGATTATGTTTATCCAGGAAAAAATAGATAAAATGACTGATCGCCTCCTTGCGCTCTTTGAGGGGTGGAATGAGCACCGGCACCACATTGAGGCGAAAAAAGAGATCCTTGCGGAACTGCTTCATGCGGACCATCTCTTCAAGATCACGGTTAGTCGCGGCCATAATGCGGGTGTCGACTTTGATCGAACGAGATCCTCCCACGCGCACGATCTCCCGCTCCTGGAGCACCCGCAGCAGCTTGACCTGTAAACTCATGGGCAGTTCGCCAATCTCATCGAGAAAGATAGTCCCCCCATTGGCTATTTCGAAAATCCCCGCCCGCCCTTCCCGATTCGCTCCGGTAAAGGCGCCTGGTGCATAGCCAAAAAGCTCCGACTCAAGCAGGTTTTCAGGGATGGCCGCACAGCTGATCTTGACAAAGGGCTTGTTCTGGCGGGCGCCATGGCTGTGAACAATCTCCGAGAAGACCTCCTTGCCCACCCCGGAATCTCCCTGAATGAGAATGGTGGAATCCACTTTGGCGAGTTTGAGGGCAAGCCCGTAAATTTCCTTCATCTTTTTGGATTTGATGACAAAACGCCGCTGATCATCCACGTGCCCTCGCAGCTGTCGCAGCTCCATCTCATAGCGGCTCTGCAGCTGCTCCATCTTTTTTATTTTTTCCTGCAACTGGTTCAGCTCAGTGACATCACGCACATTGGTCACCACCCGAAAAATCGAGCC
Coding sequences within it:
- a CDS encoding sigma 54-interacting transcriptional regulator, giving the protein MNVQQIMRPNLHCCHAEAHLQQAALELSERCANELVVLGGNGAPVGICTHDVLVHALSRGQLPSTPVGSLRLSPFGQVSEKTPLEELVHTSYAYWLVVQQDQLVGIVRRRELDRLLTGSPTAFLARLAPVLDGIGAPILAVDGGRKVLLVNHAACKEIGQARELLLGQPIERILEPWQTKNAPVAGGGVHSEQFRLNDRVYLTNWATLELHGKSLGELAFLRDISLYESLTTELDRVTDLSKELNAIIDSSFDGIYVTDGRSRTLRVNQAYERISGIKSSEVVGRTMASLVSEGFYNESATLKVLEEGRPVTIVQHIIKTGKTIVVTGNPVFDDNGSIFRVVTNVRDVTELNQLQEKIKKMEQLQSRYEMELRQLRGHVDDQRRFVIKSKKMKEIYGLALKLAKVDSTILIQGDSGVGKEVFSEIVHSHGARQNKPFVKISCAAIPENLLESELFGYAPGAFTGANREGRAGIFEIANGGTIFLDEIGELPMSLQVKLLRVLQEREIVRVGGSRSIKVDTRIMAATNRDLEEMVRMKQFRKDLFFRLNVVPVLIPPLKERKEAISHFIYFFLDKHNRKYGFSRQITPEAVDALVEYDWPGNVRELENMIERVVVMAQGEIIAADDLPRRVWGEQGVKGAESLEGKPLKQALAELEQQLLRSALEKYGSSRKAAAVLGVNQSTVVRKASRLGIRMS